A stretch of the Pedobacter sp. MC2016-14 genome encodes the following:
- a CDS encoding SPFH domain-containing protein has translation MNNLLIILLVIAVIVLISSFVTVKQGTIAVTTIFGKYNRQLSPGLNLKIPLVELIYSRISIQNRSVELSFQAVTQDQANVYFKAMLLYSVLNHDEETIKNVAFKFVDSNNLMQALIRTIEGSIRAYVATQKQANVLAQRNEIVLHVKEQIDLVLESWGYHLQDLQLNDITFDEEIMRSMSRVVASNNLKAAAENEGQALLITKTKGAEADGNAIKIAAAAEREAAQLRGQGIALFRAEVAHGMTKAAQEMEQANLDISVILFTMWTESIKHFAENSDGNVIFLDGSTEGMNKTMKEMMSMQIEKNTKKSS, from the coding sequence ATGAACAATCTCCTTATTATTCTACTAGTTATTGCGGTCATCGTCCTGATCAGCTCATTTGTAACCGTAAAGCAGGGAACCATTGCCGTGACTACCATTTTCGGAAAATACAACCGTCAGCTAAGTCCTGGTTTAAACCTTAAAATTCCACTTGTAGAGCTGATTTACTCCAGAATTTCCATACAAAACAGATCAGTAGAACTTTCCTTTCAGGCAGTAACACAAGACCAGGCAAATGTTTACTTTAAAGCCATGCTGCTTTACTCAGTATTAAACCATGATGAGGAAACCATCAAAAACGTAGCATTTAAGTTTGTAGACTCCAACAATCTAATGCAGGCACTGATCCGTACTATTGAGGGTTCAATCCGGGCATATGTGGCTACTCAAAAACAGGCCAATGTACTGGCCCAGAGAAATGAAATTGTACTACATGTAAAGGAACAAATAGACCTGGTTTTAGAAAGCTGGGGGTATCACCTTCAAGATTTGCAACTGAATGACATTACCTTCGATGAAGAAATCATGCGCTCCATGAGCAGGGTAGTTGCATCAAATAATTTGAAAGCAGCAGCGGAGAATGAAGGACAGGCTTTATTAATTACCAAAACAAAAGGAGCAGAAGCGGATGGTAATGCCATCAAAATTGCCGCAGCAGCCGAAAGAGAAGCCGCCCAACTGCGTGGTCAGGGTATTGCCCTGTTTCGTGCCGAAGTTGCGCACGGTATGACCAAGGCCGCACAGGAAATGGAACAAGCCAATCTTGATATTTCGGTAATCCTCTTTACCATGTGGACAGAATCCATCAAACATTTTGCAGAAAACAGTGATGGTAACGTAATTTTTCTGGACGGATCAACAGAGGGTATGAACAAAACCATGAAAGAGATGATGTCCATGCAAATTGAAAAGAATACAAAAAAATCTTCCTGA
- a CDS encoding C40 family peptidase → MIKKFLFSTFIVLCSLSALQAQNKSKETNKLEDPDNLASQYFSQVMGVAVDATSNLKLYKFIYEWIGTPYRFGGNTKQGVDCSAFTKAIYDKVFNTTILRNSRDIFSMVDPLPKDELKEGDLVFFKIKSRSITHIGIYLGDNRFAHASSSRGVVISNLNEPYYSRYFYKGGRILDGVKKELIEE, encoded by the coding sequence ATGATAAAAAAGTTTTTGTTTTCTACATTCATCGTTTTGTGCAGCCTAAGTGCCCTACAAGCCCAAAACAAATCAAAAGAAACCAATAAATTAGAAGATCCTGACAACTTAGCCTCTCAATATTTCTCCCAGGTAATGGGCGTTGCAGTAGACGCAACATCAAACCTTAAGCTTTACAAATTTATATACGAATGGATAGGAACACCTTACCGTTTTGGTGGAAACACCAAACAAGGGGTTGATTGTTCGGCATTTACCAAAGCTATATATGATAAAGTTTTCAACACTACCATCCTTCGTAATTCCAGAGATATCTTCAGCATGGTAGATCCATTACCTAAAGATGAGTTGAAAGAAGGAGACCTGGTATTTTTCAAAATCAAAAGTCGCAGCATTACGCATATCGGTATTTACCTTGGCGATAATCGCTTTGCGCATGCATCCTCTTCAAGGGGAGTAGTGATCAGCAACCTTAATGAGCCTTATTATTCGCGCTATTTTTATAAAGGCGGACGAATTCTTGACGGCGTAAAGAAAGAGCTGATAGAAGAATAG
- the hisS gene encoding histidine--tRNA ligase, whose translation MSSIKPSLAKGTRDFSPQEMVKRNYIFDTIKTVFKKFGYAEIQTPAMENLSTLTGKYGDEGDKLIFKILNSGDYLSKANAGYLAELNSNALISSISEKALRYDLTVPFARYVVMHQNDITLPFKRFQVQPVWRADRPQKGRYREFYQCDVDVVGSESLLNEAEFVLIYQEGLTNLGMKDFTIKINNRKILSGIAEIIGKPELIVDMTVAIDKLDKIGLDGVTKELLERGFTDSDIELLKPVILLEGTNTEKLARLKNVLAASAVGLKGIAELETVFGYVKALLVNSSLKQPDLELDITLARGLNYYTGCIFEVKTNEAKMGSICGGGRYDDLTGMFGLKGLTGVGISFGADRIYDVLEELNLFPESTASGTKVLISNFDATAELYALPLLQQLREVGVAAELYPSSAKLKKQMSYADDKAIPYVVLIGGDEMESGLLTLKNMQSGDQQKLTAGSIVNLLSK comes from the coding sequence ATGTCAAGCATCAAACCGTCTTTAGCAAAAGGAACACGTGATTTTTCTCCACAGGAAATGGTAAAACGTAATTATATTTTTGATACCATTAAAACGGTATTTAAGAAATTTGGTTACGCGGAAATCCAGACCCCTGCCATGGAGAACTTGTCTACGCTAACCGGAAAATATGGAGACGAGGGCGACAAGCTGATCTTTAAAATTCTCAACTCTGGTGATTATTTGTCTAAAGCGAATGCAGGTTATCTGGCTGAGCTAAATTCTAATGCACTAATTTCTTCTATTAGTGAGAAAGCATTAAGATATGACTTAACTGTACCCTTTGCCCGTTACGTGGTGATGCATCAAAATGACATTACACTTCCTTTTAAAAGGTTTCAGGTACAGCCGGTTTGGCGTGCCGATCGCCCACAGAAGGGACGCTATCGCGAGTTCTATCAATGTGATGTTGATGTTGTAGGGTCTGAAAGCTTATTAAATGAAGCGGAATTTGTCTTGATTTACCAGGAGGGATTGACTAATCTTGGGATGAAAGACTTTACCATAAAAATCAATAACCGTAAAATCCTTTCTGGAATTGCTGAAATTATCGGCAAGCCCGAACTGATAGTCGATATGACGGTGGCCATTGATAAGCTGGATAAGATAGGACTGGATGGTGTGACTAAAGAATTACTGGAAAGAGGATTTACGGACAGCGACATTGAGCTGTTAAAACCAGTTATTCTCTTAGAAGGTACGAACACAGAAAAATTAGCGCGTTTAAAAAATGTTTTGGCAGCTTCTGCTGTTGGCTTAAAAGGAATTGCTGAACTGGAAACAGTATTTGGCTATGTTAAAGCTTTATTGGTAAATAGCAGTTTAAAGCAACCAGATTTAGAATTGGACATCACGCTTGCACGTGGCTTAAACTATTATACCGGGTGTATTTTTGAAGTTAAAACCAATGAAGCGAAAATGGGTAGCATCTGCGGTGGTGGGCGTTATGATGACCTTACCGGAATGTTTGGTTTGAAGGGTTTAACCGGTGTGGGAATTTCATTTGGTGCCGACCGGATTTATGATGTGCTGGAAGAATTAAATCTATTTCCGGAATCGACTGCTTCTGGCACTAAGGTGCTAATTAGTAATTTTGATGCAACAGCCGAATTATATGCTTTGCCGCTCTTACAGCAGCTAAGGGAGGTTGGAGTTGCTGCCGAACTTTATCCTTCATCAGCGAAGCTTAAAAAGCAAATGAGTTATGCTGATGATAAAGCTATACCTTATGTAGTTTTAATTGGTGGAGATGAGATGGAAAGTGGACTACTCACTTTGAAAAATATGCAATCCGGCGATCAGCAGAAACTAACCGCCGGATCTATTGTAAATTTATTGAGCAAATAA
- a CDS encoding CapA family protein: MKLYSLGILGFITLIILLRCAGSTANVSSAEVPFPQAKDSLTNDTLSITAVGDIMIGSAYPSKSNLPKDAAGSFKNVASYLTGDIVFGNLEGCFLNQGKSTKCKDTLGNSCFAFRMPEHYAGIYKAAGFNVLSVANNHVGDFGLKGRKRSTEILDSLNINYAGLVSHPYILFTIDSVRYGFCAFAPNENTVSINNLDSATKIVSFLKQQADIVIVSFHGGAEGAKYEHVTRKKEIFYQENRGNVYAFAHAVIDAGADVVLGHGPHVTRAVEVYKKKFITYSMGNFCTYGMFSLKGANGFAPLLQLKINTKGDFISAEVISVKQDKINHLTLDPGFTAFKKITDLTNADFPNHGLTFTENRFIKIQEN, translated from the coding sequence ATGAAATTGTACAGCCTGGGCATATTGGGTTTTATTACCCTCATTATTTTGCTGCGCTGTGCCGGAAGCACTGCAAATGTATCTTCAGCAGAAGTTCCGTTTCCACAAGCCAAAGACTCACTAACTAACGATACCCTTTCTATCACCGCAGTTGGTGACATCATGATCGGTTCGGCATACCCTTCCAAATCAAACCTACCCAAAGATGCGGCAGGCAGTTTTAAAAATGTAGCCTCCTATTTAACGGGTGATATCGTTTTCGGAAATCTTGAAGGTTGTTTTCTCAATCAGGGTAAATCCACCAAATGTAAAGACACACTAGGCAACAGCTGTTTTGCCTTCCGCATGCCCGAGCATTACGCTGGCATATACAAGGCAGCCGGGTTTAATGTGCTAAGTGTTGCCAATAACCATGTAGGTGATTTCGGCCTCAAGGGGCGTAAACGCAGTACAGAAATACTAGACTCTTTAAATATTAACTATGCTGGGCTGGTGAGCCATCCTTATATATTATTTACGATAGACAGCGTGAGGTATGGTTTCTGTGCTTTTGCACCTAATGAAAATACCGTAAGCATTAATAACCTGGACAGCGCAACAAAAATCGTATCCTTTCTTAAACAGCAGGCAGATATTGTCATCGTTTCTTTTCATGGAGGTGCAGAAGGAGCGAAATATGAACACGTAACCCGCAAAAAGGAAATATTTTACCAGGAAAACCGTGGTAACGTTTACGCTTTTGCACATGCGGTAATAGATGCTGGTGCAGATGTAGTACTAGGGCATGGCCCACACGTTACCCGTGCCGTAGAGGTTTATAAAAAGAAATTTATCACTTACAGCATGGGTAACTTTTGCACTTATGGGATGTTTAGCCTTAAAGGCGCTAACGGATTTGCACCTTTGCTACAATTGAAAATCAATACAAAAGGCGACTTCATTTCTGCCGAAGTGATCTCCGTAAAACAGGATAAGATCAACCACCTCACTTTAGATCCCGGATTTACCGCCTTTAAAAAGATAACTGATTTGACCAATGCAGATTTCCCCAATCACGGGCTTACATTTACCGAGAACAGGTTTATAAAAATCCAAGAAAATTAA
- a CDS encoding nuclear transport factor 2 family protein, with the protein MNPNEKLIHHFYTSFKNKNIKGMQDSYAEEAVFNDPVFKNLNTAQVRSMWEMLIKSGKDMHIEFSKVSANELEGSAEWVARYTFSTTGKKVVNRVKASFIFKDGKISRHHDHFNFYTWARQALGLPGMLLGWTSFLKNKIRNTAQNKLKLYMNSH; encoded by the coding sequence ATGAACCCCAATGAAAAGCTAATCCATCATTTCTATACTTCTTTTAAAAACAAAAACATCAAAGGCATGCAGGATTCTTACGCAGAAGAAGCTGTCTTTAATGATCCGGTTTTCAAAAACCTAAATACTGCACAGGTCAGGAGCATGTGGGAAATGCTCATTAAAAGTGGGAAGGATATGCACATAGAATTTAGTAAAGTTTCGGCAAATGAACTGGAGGGCAGCGCAGAATGGGTAGCTCGTTACACATTTTCTACTACCGGGAAAAAAGTCGTTAACCGCGTCAAGGCTTCCTTCATATTTAAGGATGGAAAAATAAGCCGGCACCACGATCATTTCAATTTTTATACATGGGCAAGGCAAGCGCTGGGACTTCCAGGAATGTTGCTGGGCTGGACAAGCTTTTTAAAAAACAAAATACGCAATACAGCTCAAAACAAGCTTAAGTTATACATGAATAGTCATTAA
- a CDS encoding dienelactone hydrolase family protein: MKQLLTIALILMASYTFAQLKPVAYKDGTQNLKGFSIAPSKKNLKKAGILILPAWKGIDKHSKIVAEDLSKLGYFAFIADIYGEGNYPTDNSSAGQKAGYYKKNVNEYQQRIKLAMQELIKAGADPAKIAVIGYCFGGTGALEAARMNFPVQGVVSFHGGLSRDATRTIQPIQPKVLVLHGADDPSVPAAQVLSFQQEMRDAKADWQMVYYANAVHAFTEPEAGNDNSKGAAYNELAAKRSWEHMKLFLNELFAQ; this comes from the coding sequence ATGAAACAATTACTTACCATTGCCCTCATTTTAATGGCCTCGTATACATTTGCACAGCTTAAACCCGTTGCTTATAAAGATGGAACACAAAACCTCAAGGGCTTTTCCATTGCACCATCCAAAAAAAACTTAAAGAAAGCAGGCATTTTAATTCTGCCTGCGTGGAAAGGAATTGACAAACACTCAAAAATTGTAGCAGAAGATTTATCTAAACTCGGGTACTTCGCATTTATAGCAGACATTTATGGAGAAGGTAACTATCCTACCGACAATTCAAGTGCTGGTCAGAAAGCCGGTTACTATAAAAAGAACGTTAATGAATACCAGCAAAGGATTAAGTTAGCAATGCAGGAACTAATTAAAGCGGGAGCAGATCCTGCAAAAATTGCTGTTATAGGCTATTGTTTTGGAGGCACCGGCGCCTTAGAAGCTGCAAGGATGAATTTCCCTGTACAAGGTGTGGTGTCATTTCATGGAGGCCTAAGCAGAGATGCAACACGAACTATCCAACCTATTCAGCCTAAAGTACTGGTTTTACACGGTGCCGATGACCCTTCGGTACCTGCAGCTCAAGTACTGTCTTTCCAGCAGGAAATGAGAGATGCAAAAGCAGATTGGCAAATGGTTTACTATGCAAACGCTGTTCATGCATTTACAGAACCAGAAGCAGGTAACGACAATTCTAAAGGCGCTGCCTACAATGAACTTGCAGCCAAAAGATCCTGGGAACACATGAAGTTGTTCTTAAACGAGTTATTTGCTCAATAA
- a CDS encoding pyruvate dehydrogenase complex dihydrolipoamide acetyltransferase, whose product MADVVKMPKMSDTMTEGVMAKWHKKVGDKVKSGDVMAEVETDKATMDLESYWDGTVLYIGVEEGKAVPVDAVIAVIGKEGEDYKAALDAEGGAESAAPAAEKAEAKAEPKADAPAQGAGLSEDELAKKGVTVIRMPLLSDTMTEGVIAEWHKKVGDKVKDDDILADVETDKATMEVMGYATGTLLHIGVEKGAAAKVNGIIAIVGPEGTDISGILNQGDAPAKPAADKKSDAPVEEKSAPVAETPAEESVSSDGSRVKASPLAKKLAKEKGIDLSKVSGSADGGRIIKKDIENFKPAAAAAKTESASAPAADKAAPVIPQYVGEERFTEKPVSQMRKVIAKRLGESLFTAPHFYLTISIDMDNAMSARTAINTVAPVKVSFNDIVIKAVAVALKQHPAVNSSWGGDKIRFNEHTNIGVAMAVEDGLLVPVVRFADGKSLSHISAEVKEYGQKAKAKKLQPADWEGSTFTVSNLGMFGIDEFTSIINSPDGAILSVGAIQQVPVVKNGAVVPGNVMKLTLGCDHRVVDGATGAAFLQTLKGLLEEPIRLLA is encoded by the coding sequence ATGGCTGATGTAGTTAAAATGCCCAAAATGAGCGATACCATGACCGAAGGGGTGATGGCAAAATGGCACAAAAAAGTGGGCGATAAAGTTAAAAGTGGTGATGTAATGGCTGAAGTGGAAACCGATAAGGCGACCATGGATCTTGAATCTTACTGGGATGGTACTGTTTTATACATTGGTGTAGAAGAAGGTAAAGCTGTTCCTGTAGATGCTGTTATTGCTGTGATAGGTAAAGAAGGCGAAGATTATAAAGCTGCGCTGGATGCGGAAGGCGGCGCTGAAAGTGCTGCTCCTGCAGCAGAAAAAGCGGAAGCTAAAGCAGAGCCAAAAGCTGATGCTCCTGCACAAGGGGCTGGTTTATCTGAGGATGAACTTGCTAAAAAAGGTGTTACTGTAATTAGAATGCCTTTATTGAGCGACACCATGACTGAAGGTGTGATTGCTGAATGGCATAAAAAAGTTGGTGATAAAGTGAAAGATGATGATATTCTTGCTGATGTAGAAACCGATAAGGCTACTATGGAAGTAATGGGATACGCTACTGGTACTTTATTGCATATTGGTGTGGAAAAAGGTGCTGCTGCTAAAGTAAATGGTATCATTGCCATTGTTGGTCCTGAAGGAACTGACATTAGCGGTATTTTAAATCAAGGCGATGCACCAGCTAAACCAGCAGCAGATAAAAAATCTGATGCCCCGGTTGAAGAAAAGTCTGCTCCAGTTGCTGAAACCCCAGCTGAAGAAAGTGTATCTTCTGATGGCAGTCGTGTTAAAGCTTCTCCGTTGGCTAAGAAACTTGCCAAAGAAAAAGGTATTGATCTTTCAAAAGTATCGGGTAGTGCTGATGGCGGAAGAATCATTAAAAAAGATATTGAAAACTTTAAACCTGCTGCTGCCGCTGCTAAAACAGAATCTGCTTCAGCTCCTGCTGCAGATAAAGCTGCTCCGGTTATCCCTCAATATGTAGGGGAAGAGCGTTTCACAGAGAAACCGGTATCGCAGATGCGTAAAGTAATTGCTAAACGTTTAGGCGAAAGCTTATTCACTGCTCCTCATTTCTATCTGACCATCAGCATAGATATGGACAATGCAATGTCTGCACGTACGGCTATCAACACGGTTGCGCCAGTTAAAGTTTCTTTCAATGATATTGTAATTAAAGCGGTTGCTGTTGCCTTGAAACAACATCCTGCAGTTAATTCTTCCTGGGGTGGAGATAAAATCCGCTTCAATGAGCACACCAACATTGGTGTAGCCATGGCTGTAGAAGATGGTTTGTTGGTTCCTGTGGTTCGTTTTGCTGATGGTAAATCGTTGTCGCATATCTCTGCTGAGGTTAAGGAATATGGCCAGAAAGCAAAAGCAAAAAAACTTCAACCTGCAGATTGGGAAGGTTCTACCTTTACTGTATCTAACCTGGGTATGTTTGGTATTGATGAATTTACATCTATCATCAATTCTCCTGATGGGGCAATCCTTTCGGTAGGTGCCATTCAGCAAGTGCCTGTGGTTAAAAATGGTGCAGTTGTACCAGGTAACGTTATGAAGCTTACTTTAGGTTGCGATCACCGCGTGGTGGACGGCGCTACTGGAGCTGCATTCTTGCAAACACTTAAAGGTTTGTTGGAAGAGCCAATCCGGTTACTGGCTTAA
- a CDS encoding carboxy terminal-processing peptidase, translating into MLKRILLVTFTAAVLACTAAPKPQPVVDGIPNIMPDVQQGLVCKEVVALIENYNYKRIKINDSISSVILDKYIKSLDPSRSYFLNSDITSFEKYRTTLDDDFRNGDLSAVFYIFNVYLKRYNQGIDYSLVQVKGKYDFNQNDSYVYDREKMPWAASQAALNDLWKKRVKYELVNLQIAGTSAAKNVETLTKRYNNLKSQLAKLNNQDVFQSVMDAFTESIDPHTNYFVPAKAQEFNEEMSRSFEGIGARLQLENEVIKIAEVIPGGPAFKSKLLSAGDRIVAVAQGNGDFEDIVGWRLENSVSKIKGPKGTTVRLKIIPSGQELSAKPVIIALVREKIIMEDQSAKKEVKTIQSNGKPYKIGIISVPAFYADFKAANAGDPNYKSTTRDVRLLIDTLKSVDKVDAIVMDLRSNGGGSLMEAIDLTGLFIDKGPVVQVRDMQGKVDVSEDTNAGVAWDGPFGVMVDRLSASASEIFAGAIQDYGRGIILGTQTYGKGTVQSSIDLNRLVNPTVLERLAALVRGKVGAAGAGKEGTTPQLGQINLTMAKFYRINGSSTQHKGVIPDITFPSVYPMDKIGEDTEVSALPWDTIAASDFVKVSNLDPVKANLLKLHNERMANSLAYKILQQDIIELKEKDSETSVSLNEAKLKAERDAAEAKNLAKTNELRKVRGLAPVKKGDKITKEEGYDFVEDESLKVMADLMQMSKK; encoded by the coding sequence ATGTTGAAAAGAATATTATTGGTAACCTTTACAGCGGCTGTATTAGCATGTACTGCTGCACCCAAACCACAACCTGTTGTGGATGGCATTCCGAATATTATGCCTGATGTACAACAAGGGCTGGTATGTAAGGAAGTGGTAGCACTTATCGAAAATTACAATTACAAAAGGATAAAAATCAACGATTCTATATCTTCTGTAATCCTTGATAAGTATATTAAATCTCTTGATCCATCCAGGTCTTACTTTTTAAATTCAGATATTACATCTTTTGAGAAATACAGGACTACACTTGACGATGATTTTAGAAATGGTGACCTCAGTGCTGTATTTTATATTTTTAACGTTTATTTAAAACGCTACAACCAGGGTATTGATTATTCGCTGGTACAGGTAAAAGGTAAATATGATTTTAACCAAAATGATTCTTATGTGTATGACCGTGAAAAAATGCCCTGGGCAGCTTCTCAGGCCGCGCTAAACGATCTTTGGAAGAAAAGGGTTAAATATGAGCTGGTAAATCTTCAGATTGCCGGAACTTCGGCAGCTAAGAATGTTGAAACCTTGACTAAGCGATACAATAACCTGAAATCGCAACTTGCTAAGCTAAATAATCAGGATGTTTTTCAAAGCGTGATGGACGCTTTCACAGAAAGTATTGATCCGCATACCAATTATTTTGTGCCTGCAAAAGCACAGGAGTTTAACGAGGAAATGTCCCGTTCATTTGAGGGAATTGGTGCCAGGTTGCAACTGGAAAATGAGGTCATTAAGATTGCAGAAGTAATTCCGGGTGGCCCTGCTTTTAAAAGCAAGCTTTTGAGTGCTGGAGACAGGATTGTTGCTGTTGCACAGGGAAATGGTGATTTTGAAGATATTGTTGGCTGGAGACTGGAAAATTCGGTTTCTAAAATAAAAGGTCCAAAAGGTACTACGGTACGCTTAAAGATCATCCCATCTGGTCAGGAACTGTCTGCAAAACCAGTAATTATTGCACTGGTTCGTGAAAAAATCATCATGGAAGACCAGTCTGCTAAAAAAGAGGTTAAAACAATTCAGTCTAATGGTAAGCCTTACAAAATAGGGATCATTAGCGTTCCTGCATTTTATGCTGATTTTAAAGCTGCAAACGCTGGAGATCCTAATTATAAAAGTACAACGAGAGATGTCCGTTTGCTGATTGACACTTTAAAAAGTGTGGATAAGGTAGATGCCATTGTAATGGACCTTCGCTCAAACGGTGGCGGCTCTTTAATGGAGGCCATTGATTTGACAGGGTTATTTATTGATAAAGGTCCAGTAGTTCAGGTAAGGGATATGCAGGGAAAAGTTGACGTGAGCGAGGATACAAACGCAGGTGTGGCCTGGGATGGTCCTTTTGGTGTCATGGTAGATCGCTTGAGTGCTTCGGCTTCGGAAATTTTTGCTGGTGCTATTCAGGACTACGGACGTGGAATCATTTTGGGTACTCAAACGTATGGTAAAGGTACTGTTCAATCTTCTATTGACTTAAACAGATTGGTTAATCCAACGGTTCTGGAAAGACTGGCTGCATTAGTTAGAGGTAAAGTTGGTGCTGCTGGTGCTGGCAAAGAGGGTACTACGCCACAGCTTGGACAGATTAACCTGACTATGGCTAAGTTTTATCGCATTAACGGAAGCAGTACGCAGCATAAAGGAGTGATACCTGATATTACGTTCCCTTCTGTATATCCAATGGACAAGATTGGTGAAGATACAGAAGTTTCTGCCCTTCCATGGGATACTATTGCTGCATCAGATTTTGTTAAAGTAAGCAACCTTGATCCTGTTAAAGCTAACTTGCTTAAGCTTCATAATGAGCGGATGGCAAATTCTTTAGCCTATAAAATTCTACAACAGGATATTATTGAATTGAAGGAAAAAGATAGTGAGACTTCTGTTTCTTTAAATGAGGCTAAACTTAAAGCAGAACGGGATGCAGCGGAAGCGAAAAACCTGGCTAAAACTAACGAGCTTAGAAAAGTAAGGGGTTTGGCACCTGTTAAAAAAGGAGATAAAATCACCAAGGAAGAGGGTTATGATTTTGTGGAAGATGAGAGCTTAAAAGTAATGGCAGATTTGATGCAAATGAGTAAGAAATAA
- the pdhA gene encoding pyruvate dehydrogenase (acetyl-transferring) E1 component subunit alpha, with the protein MSAVEINKDTYLKWFESMLLMRKFEEKTGQLYGQQKIRGFCHLYIGQEAVVAGAISALQPEDSMITAYRDHAHALAKGVSANSIMAEMYGKATGCSKGKGGSMHMFSKEFNFYGGHGIVGGQIPLGAGIAFAEKYKGTKNLNVCYMGDGAVRQGALNEAFNMAMLWKLPVIFVCENNGYAMGTSVERTTNMTDIYKIGLGFDMPCAAVDGMDPVAVHNAMDEAAQRARNGEGPTFLEMRTYRYRGHSMSDPAKYRTKEELEEYKAKDPIELVREVILQEKYADQAWIEEIEAKVKQIVDESVKFAEESPWPEAAELYKDVYVQTDYPYILD; encoded by the coding sequence ATGAGTGCAGTAGAAATTAATAAAGATACCTATCTAAAGTGGTTTGAGTCGATGTTGCTGATGCGCAAGTTCGAAGAGAAAACAGGACAACTATACGGACAACAAAAAATCCGTGGGTTTTGTCACTTATATATTGGCCAGGAAGCTGTTGTTGCGGGAGCAATCTCTGCATTGCAACCTGAAGATTCTATGATTACTGCATATCGCGATCATGCTCATGCTTTAGCAAAGGGAGTAAGTGCAAATAGTATCATGGCAGAGATGTATGGTAAAGCTACTGGTTGCTCTAAGGGTAAAGGTGGTTCTATGCACATGTTTAGCAAAGAGTTTAACTTTTATGGCGGACATGGTATTGTTGGCGGTCAAATTCCTCTGGGTGCTGGTATTGCTTTCGCTGAAAAATATAAGGGTACCAAAAATCTTAATGTATGTTACATGGGTGATGGTGCTGTTCGTCAGGGCGCGCTCAATGAAGCATTTAACATGGCGATGTTATGGAAGTTGCCAGTGATTTTTGTTTGCGAAAACAATGGTTATGCAATGGGTACTTCTGTTGAGCGTACTACAAACATGACAGATATTTATAAAATTGGTTTAGGTTTTGACATGCCTTGTGCTGCTGTAGACGGAATGGATCCGGTTGCTGTTCACAATGCAATGGATGAAGCTGCGCAACGTGCACGTAATGGCGAAGGACCAACCTTTTTGGAAATGAGAACTTACCGTTACCGCGGTCACTCTATGTCTGATCCTGCTAAATACAGAACTAAAGAGGAGCTGGAAGAATACAAAGCTAAAGATCCTATTGAACTTGTTAGAGAAGTTATACTTCAGGAAAAATATGCTGATCAGGCATGGATTGAAGAAATTGAGGCTAAAGTTAAACAGATTGTTGATGAGTCTGTGAAATTTGCTGAAGAGTCTCCATGGCCTGAAGCTGCTGAATTGTACAAAGATGTTTACGTACAAACAGACTATCCATATATATTAGATTAA